TACTCACAAAGTACTCCTGACCCGTGGTAGGATAAACATCTGTGGCTAGCAATTGCCCTTTCAAAAATGGAGTATCTATGGTGTCACCTAACTCAAAAACTTGATCAAAATCTGCAGATGGTGCAGGTACCGTTGACGGTTTAAGCGTGTTATAATTAAATAATGCAGCGTTACCTCCACTAAAAGGTATGGTAAGCCTCATACTACCATCTCCTTGGTCTACTACAGTGATTCTTTTTCCATATAACTGCGGAAACGAGTCATTAAGTTTTAATTGAAATGGAGTGTAACCATACACATCCTCAATGGCATATTTGCCTTGTTTTTGGTAATTAATGTAGTACTGTAAGTATTGAACAACACGCTCTGCATGTGTTCTAGATTTAAGCATGATAATGCTTGTCTGTACCTTATCTGTAGTACCACCCCAGTTAAAAACCAAACTTGTGTTCCCTCCAAACATCTGATTCTGATCATCTTTTATAGAGATCATACTCGTCTCTCTATAAATAGGCACTTTACGCACGTTAATATAATGCGCTATAGAGAAGGCAATAAGCAATGATATCACAAACAACCACCAGAAACTTAAGAGCCTAAACAAGAATCCCTTAAAATCAAAGAAACCTCCAGAGCTTTGTACGTCAAATTCTTCTTCCATCACTTATCGGGTTGCTAGTAATATTACAGAGGCTAGCGTCGTTACTAATCCTAAGATGGTAGTAAAAGCTTGCAAGCCCGTAGTTCCTATACCTATAGCTTTTTGAGGTAGCGGATTCACTGTTATAATATCATTAGGTTGTATGTAGTAGTAAGGTGATTGCATCACATCTATAGTTGTAAGATCCACATGATGTACACGTTGCCCTCCTGGATATTGTCGTATAATAAGTACATCTGTAAGATCACCCGTAAGTGGCACACCTCCAGCATTTGCTATTGCTTCTAGTATGGAGACTTTCTCTGCAAGCACATTTTGTGTTCCAGAGGTTCCTATTTCCCCAACGAGCGTATATCGTATTCCTGGTAGTTTAACGGTGACAAATAAATCGGCCTCGTCTTTTATATAATCGGCTAGGAGTCTTTTTTCGATGATTTCTCTTATCTCATCGGTTGTTCTTCCCAAGACATTAATTTCACCCAATTCTGGAACACGTATATTTCCATGAGTATCTATAGCAAAACCATCATAATAAAAGCCTTCGTCAAGGGATACGCCTCCATTGCTGGATGGATTAAAAAAGTCAACCAATTGTTGATCCAAAGCCTTTAAACGAATACTCAATATATCGCCTATTTGTACTCGGTATGGTGGTTGCTGTTGCTGTAGAGATACAATACTGTCTGTAGCACGCTCTGTCTCGCGCAAATAGGTGATGTCTCTAAGCGGCACACAAGATGCTGTACTCGCGATAATTACGAGTAACAGTAGTATGATTGGGTATCTCATTTATGTAAAGTTAGGCATCACAAATATAGCGTTTCATCGATAAAAATAAAACGTTCACAGATGGATGCTTAGTTATTAGCTTAAAATTATCAGAAATAAATTAAAATCTACGCTACGCAACGACTTAAAATCAAGTTATTTCTATTTGTAAGCGTTATTTTTGCTTTCGCGAAAGCGTAAACGCATACCCATAATACTAAAAACTGGTTGAGCACCTTGTGACCAACTAATCGTAAATGGTGCAACGTATTGCATCTACACTATTTCCTGATGAATTACCTCTCTGTAGAAAACGTATCAAAATCTTTTGGCGAACACCATCTTTTTAAAGACATCGCGTTCGGTATTAATAAAGATCAAAAAATAGGCTTTGTTGCCAAAAATGGAACAGGTAAAACCTCTCTCCTCAACATTATCGCTGGACTAGAAGCTCCAGATAGTGGTCAAGTGGTGAGTAGAAAGGGAATTGTAATTTCGTTTCTACCTCAGGAACCAGATCTAGATCCTAATCTTACGGTAGAGGAAACCATATTTGCTCACGATAACCCTATTCTTAAAACCATTGCAAATTACGAGAAGGCACTTCTCAATATGGAAGATGCAGATGCGTATCAAAAAGCATTTGACGCCATGGAGGTTGCACAAGCTTGGGATTTTGAAACTCAATATAAACAGATCCTTTTCAAGTTAAAACTTAACGATATGGATCGTAAAGTTGAGCTCCTTAGTGGTGGGCAAAAAAAGCGTCTTGCACTCGCTCAAATGATGCTTACTAAGCCAGATCTAGCCATACTAGATGAGCCTACTAACCACCTTGACCTGGAGATGATAGAGTGGCTGGAAGAATATTTCCGCTCAGAGAATATCACCTTATTCATGGTGACGCACGACCGTTACTTTCTAGAAAATGTATGTAATGAGATTGTAGAGCTTGAAGGTGGCGTTCTTTACAGCTATAAAGGAAATTATGCCTATTACCTAGAGAATAAAGATGCTCGCATTGCTGCATGGGAGACAGAGACTGGAAAAGCAAAGCAACTTTATAAAAAAGAACTAGAGTGGATGCGTCGCCAGCCTAAGGCTCGTACCACAAAGTCAAAGTCTCGTATAGATGACTTTGCAGAGATTAAATCTCGTGCACATGAGCGTCGCAATGACCACACCGTGCAACTTGAGATTAATATGGAACGCATGGGAAGTAAGATTCTTGAATTTCATAAAATCAGCAAATCTTTTGGAGATCTTAAACTACTTGACCAATTTGAGTATGTATTTAAAACTGGAGAGCGCGTAGGTATTATAGGTAAAAATGGAACTGGTAAAACTACCTTCCTTAATATGATTACTGGCGAGCTAGCTCCAGATT
The genomic region above belongs to Dokdonia sp. Dokd-P16 and contains:
- a CDS encoding polysaccharide biosynthesis/export family protein, yielding MRYPIILLLLVIIASTASCVPLRDITYLRETERATDSIVSLQQQQPPYRVQIGDILSIRLKALDQQLVDFFNPSSNGGVSLDEGFYYDGFAIDTHGNIRVPELGEINVLGRTTDEIREIIEKRLLADYIKDEADLFVTVKLPGIRYTLVGEIGTSGTQNVLAEKVSILEAIANAGGVPLTGDLTDVLIIRQYPGGQRVHHVDLTTIDVMQSPYYYIQPNDIITVNPLPQKAIGIGTTGLQAFTTILGLVTTLASVILLATR
- a CDS encoding ABC-F family ATP-binding cassette domain-containing protein; translated protein: MNYLSVENVSKSFGEHHLFKDIAFGINKDQKIGFVAKNGTGKTSLLNIIAGLEAPDSGQVVSRKGIVISFLPQEPDLDPNLTVEETIFAHDNPILKTIANYEKALLNMEDADAYQKAFDAMEVAQAWDFETQYKQILFKLKLNDMDRKVELLSGGQKKRLALAQMMLTKPDLAILDEPTNHLDLEMIEWLEEYFRSENITLFMVTHDRYFLENVCNEIVELEGGVLYSYKGNYAYYLENKDARIAAWETETGKAKQLYKKELEWMRRQPKARTTKSKSRIDDFAEIKSRAHERRNDHTVQLEINMERMGSKILEFHKISKSFGDLKLLDQFEYVFKTGERVGIIGKNGTGKTTFLNMITGELAPDSGKVIVGETVKFGYYTQKGINIKEGQKVIDVIKEYGDHIPLKKGRTISAGQLLERFLFDRKKQYDFVERLSGGERKRLYLCTIFIQNPNFLILDEPTNDLDVVTLNVLEQFLLDFPGCIVVVSHDRYFMDKIVDHLFVFKGDAVVEDFPGNYSDFRAYEGGISNAFAKAEKEQSQIENKQKFNASIGETATETKSWKEEQHTGTISFNEQKEHAKLEREIAKLEREKEDKQKLFLNPDLTQDQITEESLKLQKIIDAIALKEERWFELSSKMEG